In Plantibacter sp. PA-3-X8, one DNA window encodes the following:
- a CDS encoding sensor histidine kinase, with the protein MDRTSPGITRRTVILIVLAGVGVVLLSVLVPIQSLLYGTVLPASFLLGAAICGAPVLSVVLPRVAIALFAAAAFVLPLIASADHDPVWPWPWSVPALIAFAVLVGAVTFLHGWLPGLITLLVNIAGSLVAALLVPSAADPTAMAADLIVASSIAAVAFLVALLVSGRVRIGEELTRERQVSATEQSRRLLVEERTRIARELHDVVAHSMSVIQVQASTAKYRVPGLADEATAEFDDIAATARASLVEMRRLLGVLRTEDQVAELTPQQGIADLPALAESLRRVGADITLQVTDTDGAEVPPSVQIAAFRIVQEGMSNAVRHAPGAPVAVDVRVDDAAVHLRIHNGASRSAGEHGAGHGLRGMLERAELLGGGLSAGPDGEGDWLVVATLPVAVSSEPRTSTPSSPSRPVSTKDRP; encoded by the coding sequence ATGGATCGCACGTCGCCCGGCATCACTCGTCGGACCGTCATCCTCATCGTCCTCGCGGGCGTCGGAGTTGTCCTGCTCAGTGTCCTCGTGCCGATCCAGAGCCTCCTCTACGGCACCGTGCTCCCGGCGTCGTTCCTCCTCGGAGCCGCGATCTGCGGGGCACCGGTCCTCTCCGTGGTCCTTCCGCGCGTCGCGATCGCGCTGTTCGCCGCCGCCGCGTTCGTGCTCCCGCTCATCGCCTCGGCCGATCACGACCCGGTCTGGCCGTGGCCGTGGTCCGTACCCGCGCTCATCGCGTTCGCCGTCCTCGTCGGGGCCGTCACCTTCCTGCACGGCTGGTTGCCGGGGCTCATCACCCTGCTCGTGAACATCGCCGGCTCGCTCGTCGCAGCGCTGCTCGTGCCGTCCGCCGCCGACCCGACCGCCATGGCCGCCGACCTCATCGTCGCGTCCTCCATTGCCGCCGTGGCGTTCCTCGTCGCGCTCCTCGTCTCCGGGCGCGTGCGCATCGGCGAGGAGCTCACCCGGGAGCGCCAGGTCTCGGCCACCGAGCAGTCGCGGCGGCTGCTCGTCGAGGAGCGCACGCGGATCGCCCGCGAGCTGCACGACGTCGTCGCACACAGCATGTCCGTGATCCAGGTGCAGGCCTCGACCGCCAAGTACCGGGTGCCCGGCCTCGCGGACGAAGCCACGGCGGAGTTCGACGACATCGCAGCGACCGCCCGGGCGTCGCTCGTGGAGATGCGTCGCCTGCTCGGCGTCCTGCGGACCGAGGACCAGGTGGCCGAGTTGACGCCGCAGCAGGGCATCGCCGATCTCCCGGCGCTCGCGGAGAGCCTGCGCCGGGTGGGCGCCGACATCACCCTCCAGGTGACCGACACCGACGGCGCCGAGGTCCCGCCGTCTGTGCAGATCGCCGCCTTCCGCATCGTCCAGGAGGGCATGAGCAACGCGGTACGGCACGCGCCCGGCGCACCGGTCGCCGTGGACGTCCGGGTCGACGACGCCGCGGTGCACCTGCGCATCCACAACGGAGCGTCCCGGTCGGCTGGTGAACACGGAGCCGGACACGGCCTGCGTGGCATGCTGGAGCGCGCGGAACTCCTCGGCGGCGGCTTGAGCGCCGGGCCGGACGGTGAGGGCGACTGGCTCGTCGTCGCCACGTTGCCGGTCGCCGTGTCGTCCGAGCCACGGACCTCGACACCCTCGTCCCCCTCCCGACCCGTCTCCACGAAGGATCGCCCGTGA